In Pseudoduganella albidiflava, a single window of DNA contains:
- a CDS encoding PhoX family protein, protein MTKPHDPIRPSTVPDDDNCNNSSNDHFNAVLAARMSRRSMLRAGFATAAGAVMGTMGLSACGGSGDPDPVAIPPAAPVPAEKLLAFAAVPKSLADTVAVPASYTATILYALGDPLRAATPAYKNDGTDTDFDNRAGDHHDGMEYFGLTASGVPSASGAERGVLAMNHEATTAERLASHFLHADGGTATLPRPAAEVDKEVAVYGISVIEVKKTGSTWSSIVDSPFNRRLTPLSDVEISGPARGNALLVTQYSPAGTRTRGTLSNCGGGRTPWGTYLSGEENWAGYFVRGAADDAARGNDKSVVALRRYGRRQGATSRHGWETGGADDRYQRWDISRKGASANGSDDYRNEMNGQGYLIEVDPYDKTRTARKRSALGRFAHESGAFGNPVAGQPLAVYMGDDSRNEYIYKFVSKEVWNASDATPADRIGTGDKYLDSGTLYVARVNADGTGQWIELSLANPLISAYTTYPFADLADVLVNARLAADAVGATRMDRPEWCSVHPVTGEVYYTLTNNSNRSVDPGAAPALLPDAGNPRVYTDMQGAAAQNGNPNGHIIRFKEGTGGSSATSFTWDVYLFAAESGADATRVNLSGLTADQDHSSPDGLAFVKSTGICWIQTDDDAYADVTNNMMLAAVPGQVGDGARTTLAYDKADGSKLNVDTFVGKKPTADTLKRFLVGPSNSEITGITETPDGKALFINIMHPGLYTARADIGDPARYKSQWPANAGYGAGKRPRSATIVITKNDGGRIGT, encoded by the coding sequence ATGACCAAGCCTCATGATCCGATTCGTCCGTCGACCGTGCCGGATGACGACAATTGCAACAACTCATCGAACGACCACTTCAATGCCGTGCTGGCTGCGCGCATGTCTCGCCGCAGCATGCTGCGCGCCGGCTTCGCGACGGCGGCGGGCGCCGTCATGGGCACCATGGGTTTGAGCGCATGCGGCGGTTCCGGCGATCCGGACCCGGTAGCAATCCCCCCGGCGGCCCCCGTACCAGCCGAAAAGCTGCTGGCGTTTGCCGCGGTACCGAAAAGCCTGGCCGATACCGTCGCCGTGCCGGCCAGCTATACCGCGACCATCCTGTATGCGCTGGGCGACCCGCTGCGCGCCGCCACTCCAGCCTACAAGAACGACGGTACCGACACAGATTTCGACAACCGCGCCGGCGACCATCATGACGGCATGGAATACTTCGGCCTGACGGCCAGCGGTGTCCCATCGGCCTCCGGCGCCGAGCGCGGCGTGCTGGCCATGAATCATGAAGCGACCACCGCCGAAAGACTTGCCTCGCATTTTCTGCATGCCGATGGCGGCACCGCCACCCTGCCGCGTCCCGCCGCCGAAGTGGACAAGGAAGTCGCGGTGTACGGCATCAGCGTGATCGAAGTGAAGAAGACCGGCAGCACCTGGTCCAGCATCGTCGATTCGCCCTTCAACCGCCGGCTGACTCCCTTGTCCGACGTCGAGATCTCCGGTCCGGCGCGCGGCAACGCCCTCCTGGTGACCCAATACTCGCCGGCCGGCACCCGCACCCGAGGTACCCTGAGCAACTGTGGCGGCGGCCGTACACCATGGGGCACCTACCTGTCCGGCGAAGAAAACTGGGCCGGCTACTTCGTGCGGGGCGCGGCTGACGATGCCGCACGGGGCAACGACAAGAGCGTCGTTGCGCTGCGCCGCTATGGCCGCAGGCAGGGCGCCACATCGCGCCACGGCTGGGAAACAGGCGGCGCGGACGACCGGTACCAGCGCTGGGACATCAGCAGGAAAGGCGCATCGGCGAACGGCAGCGACGACTACCGCAACGAAATGAACGGCCAGGGCTACCTCATCGAAGTCGACCCGTACGACAAGACCAGGACGGCCAGGAAGCGCAGCGCGCTGGGCCGCTTCGCGCACGAGAGCGGGGCGTTCGGCAATCCGGTTGCCGGCCAGCCGCTGGCGGTTTACATGGGCGACGACTCGCGTAACGAATACATCTACAAGTTCGTCTCGAAGGAAGTCTGGAACGCCAGCGACGCGACCCCGGCCGACCGCATCGGTACCGGGGACAAGTACCTCGATTCAGGCACGCTGTACGTGGCCAGGGTGAATGCCGACGGCACCGGCCAGTGGATCGAACTGTCGCTCGCCAACCCGCTGATCTCCGCCTACACCACCTACCCGTTCGCCGACCTGGCCGATGTGCTGGTCAACGCCCGCCTGGCGGCGGACGCTGTCGGCGCGACCCGCATGGACCGGCCGGAATGGTGCTCGGTACACCCGGTCACCGGCGAAGTCTACTACACGCTGACCAACAACTCGAACCGCAGCGTCGACCCGGGCGCCGCGCCGGCGCTGTTGCCGGACGCGGGCAACCCGCGCGTCTACACCGATATGCAGGGCGCCGCCGCCCAGAACGGCAACCCGAACGGCCATATCATCCGCTTCAAGGAAGGCACGGGAGGATCGTCCGCCACCAGCTTCACCTGGGACGTCTACCTGTTCGCAGCGGAGAGCGGCGCCGACGCGACCAGGGTGAACCTGTCGGGCCTGACCGCCGACCAGGACCACTCGAGCCCGGACGGGCTGGCCTTCGTGAAGAGCACCGGCATCTGCTGGATCCAGACCGACGACGACGCTTACGCCGACGTCACCAACAACATGATGCTGGCGGCGGTGCCTGGCCAGGTCGGCGACGGCGCCAGGACCACGCTTGCTTACGACAAGGCCGACGGCAGCAAGCTCAATGTCGACACCTTCGTCGGCAAGAAGCCTACCGCGGATACGCTCAAGCGCTTCCTAGTCGGTCCGTCCAACTCGGAAATCACCGGTATCACCGAGACCCCTGACGGCAAGGCGCTGTTCATCAACATCATGCACCCGGGCCTTTACACCGCGCGAGCCGACATTGGCGATCCGGCCAGGTACAAGAGCCAGTGGCCGGCCAACGCGGGCTACGGTGCCGGCAAGCGCCCCCGTTCGGCGACCATTGTCATTACCAAGAATGACGGTGGGCGCATCGGAACCTAA
- a CDS encoding TonB-dependent receptor, with product MTALAFAAVQLAMLYSGQAQAQAALEAPSAKDEEVTTVVVSGQRAAMKSAAKLKQNAEEVVDGVVAEEAGKLPDRSITEVLQRVVGVTMDRNRSRGDPEHFSVEGSGISVRGLTWGSSTLNGRESFSAGYPGRELSWGDIPAELMSAVVVHKNPPAELIEGGVSGQVDLRTALPFDYKGDKFAASTYVNHNELGRKTSPALSGLVSHRWENSFGQWGALLNLSGNQNNNRNDTIQLDAYFPRTDIIDGRTVWVPKSGSWRTNTSKTDRVGVYGALQWKKGGMESALTYFHSGYKETGTENALYTGVEDAYKSVLVNPQFDGNGVLRSARYTYPIGGRGANNFAAGGLGFSSNQAYGDKRSQTREIAWNAKWNIDQRWLVQNDLQWVHASNKSIGGNLTLATYVPSMDIDLTGKPGRITFDDTAKAFLRNRSNYYLDVAVPNLSKAEADLYAWKTDVRFKFDHPVMRDIRFGVRATKRTIENIESMGSRWMSAAEPWGVKNTSIAGQPAVKSDLPGWASRANLGYLSDPRYGALVETTTYNFDNFFSGKVPAPGALVVPTMAAVRDYGNIHNIVNAARKLICEDANAARFADQQDCSKLSDPALPLVFEGNPERTSRQSERTEAVYLSTRFGFDDLRFPVEGSAGVRVVHTRADAQGYTILRVPRNPPPSVPRFAPIAQENNDGRSAVDVLPSLNLKMELTPQLQTRFGFGQTMYRPGFNQLREYTEVEQKLVTVPGTTMQNVGYEGFSHGNVKLKPIKARSYDLTLEWYPKGGGSLTAALFHKDVRDIIMNSAYTRDFNSIAGNAQTFLITAPDNVADGSVTGLELAGQAYFNDVPALARVLPEWAKGFGVAANYTYIKSRQTLHHPFNLKYCPAKDTFNNSSLSLYGCDTNGLPFTEMPLQYLSRNAYNLTFLYDRGPLSMRLAYSWRGRFLQGVSVNGTKGDDGATSADPTRATVVDGKTVYPHDVGWGLPTWQEAAGQLDLGLDYRITERVQASFSATNLTDTVVRQTQQQYIGNMARAWFEPGRSYRLALRYTY from the coding sequence ATGACCGCACTGGCGTTCGCGGCGGTGCAGCTTGCCATGCTGTACAGCGGCCAAGCACAGGCACAGGCCGCGCTTGAGGCGCCGTCCGCCAAGGACGAAGAAGTCACGACCGTGGTCGTCAGCGGGCAGCGCGCGGCCATGAAATCGGCTGCGAAGCTCAAGCAGAATGCCGAGGAAGTGGTCGACGGCGTCGTCGCCGAAGAGGCGGGCAAGCTGCCGGACAGATCGATCACCGAGGTGCTGCAGCGCGTTGTCGGCGTGACGATGGACCGCAACCGCTCGCGCGGCGACCCGGAACATTTCTCGGTCGAGGGTTCCGGCATTTCGGTGCGCGGCCTGACCTGGGGTTCGTCCACCCTGAACGGCCGCGAATCGTTCTCGGCCGGCTACCCGGGACGTGAATTGAGCTGGGGCGACATCCCGGCGGAACTGATGTCCGCGGTGGTCGTGCACAAGAACCCGCCGGCCGAACTGATCGAAGGGGGCGTCAGCGGACAGGTCGACTTGCGCACCGCGCTGCCTTTCGACTACAAGGGCGACAAGTTCGCAGCCTCGACGTACGTGAACCACAACGAGCTCGGCAGAAAAACTTCGCCCGCGCTCTCCGGCCTGGTCTCGCATCGATGGGAAAACAGCTTCGGCCAATGGGGCGCGCTGCTCAACCTGTCCGGCAACCAGAACAACAACCGCAACGACACGATCCAGCTGGACGCCTACTTTCCCCGCACCGACATCATCGACGGGCGGACCGTGTGGGTGCCCAAGTCAGGCTCGTGGCGTACCAACACCAGCAAGACCGACCGCGTCGGCGTGTATGGCGCGCTGCAGTGGAAGAAGGGGGGCATGGAATCCGCGCTCACCTATTTTCACTCCGGCTACAAGGAAACCGGCACCGAGAACGCGCTGTATACGGGCGTGGAGGACGCCTACAAGTCCGTGCTCGTGAACCCCCAGTTCGATGGCAACGGGGTACTGCGGTCGGCCAGGTACACGTATCCGATCGGCGGCCGCGGTGCGAACAACTTCGCCGCGGGTGGACTGGGCTTCAGCAGCAACCAGGCCTATGGCGACAAGCGCTCGCAGACCCGGGAAATCGCCTGGAACGCCAAGTGGAACATCGACCAGCGCTGGCTGGTCCAGAACGACCTGCAATGGGTCCATGCCTCGAACAAGAGCATCGGCGGCAACCTGACGCTGGCGACCTACGTGCCGAGCATGGACATCGACCTGACCGGCAAGCCTGGCCGGATCACTTTCGACGATACGGCAAAGGCGTTCCTGCGGAACCGGTCGAACTACTACCTGGATGTCGCGGTACCGAACCTGAGCAAGGCGGAAGCCGACCTGTATGCGTGGAAGACCGATGTCCGCTTCAAGTTCGACCATCCGGTCATGCGCGACATCCGCTTCGGCGTGCGCGCAACCAAGCGCACGATCGAGAACATCGAGTCGATGGGCTCGCGCTGGATGTCCGCCGCCGAGCCATGGGGCGTCAAGAATACCTCCATCGCGGGACAGCCTGCCGTCAAGTCGGACTTGCCGGGCTGGGCGTCGCGCGCCAATCTCGGTTACCTGAGCGATCCGAGGTACGGGGCCCTGGTGGAGACCACGACCTACAACTTCGATAACTTCTTCAGCGGCAAGGTGCCGGCGCCTGGCGCCCTGGTGGTGCCGACCATGGCCGCGGTCAGGGACTACGGCAACATCCACAATATCGTCAACGCGGCCAGGAAGCTGATCTGCGAGGACGCCAACGCGGCACGCTTCGCGGACCAGCAGGATTGCTCGAAGTTGTCGGATCCCGCCTTGCCGCTCGTCTTCGAGGGCAACCCGGAACGAACCAGCCGCCAATCGGAACGGACCGAAGCCGTCTATCTGTCGACGCGCTTCGGCTTCGACGACCTGCGCTTTCCGGTTGAAGGCAGCGCCGGCGTGCGCGTGGTCCATACCCGCGCGGATGCCCAGGGCTACACCATCCTCAGGGTGCCCCGCAATCCGCCGCCATCGGTGCCGAGGTTCGCACCGATCGCCCAGGAGAACAACGACGGCCGCAGCGCCGTCGACGTGCTGCCAAGCCTTAACCTGAAGATGGAATTGACCCCACAGTTGCAAACGCGCTTCGGGTTCGGGCAGACGATGTACCGTCCGGGCTTCAACCAGCTGAGGGAGTACACCGAGGTCGAGCAAAAGCTCGTCACCGTTCCCGGCACAACGATGCAGAACGTCGGCTACGAGGGCTTCAGCCATGGCAATGTCAAGCTGAAGCCGATCAAGGCGCGCAGCTATGATCTGACGCTCGAGTGGTATCCCAAGGGTGGCGGGTCGCTGACGGCCGCGCTGTTCCACAAGGACGTGCGCGACATCATCATGAATTCGGCCTATACCCGCGACTTCAACAGCATTGCCGGCAACGCGCAAACTTTCCTGATCACCGCGCCGGACAATGTCGCGGACGGCAGCGTGACGGGGCTGGAGCTCGCTGGCCAGGCCTACTTCAATGATGTGCCAGCGCTGGCGCGCGTCTTGCCGGAATGGGCGAAAGGCTTCGGCGTCGCGGCGAACTACACCTACATCAAGAGCAGGCAGACCCTGCATCATCCCTTCAACCTGAAGTACTGCCCGGCCAAGGATACGTTCAACAACAGTTCGCTGAGCTTGTACGGTTGCGACACCAATGGCTTGCCGTTCACTGAAATGCCCCTGCAGTACCTGTCGCGCAACGCCTACAACCTGACCTTCCTGTACGACAGGGGACCGCTGTCGATGCGCCTGGCCTACAGCTGGCGCGGCCGCTTCCTGCAGGGCGTGAGCGTCAATGGCACGAAGGGCGACGACGGCGCCACCAGCGCCGACCCGACCCGGGCAACGGTCGTGGATGGCAAGACGGTGTATCCGCACGATGTGGGCTGGGGCTTGCCGACCTGGCAGGAGGCTGCCGGACAGCTGGACCTCGGGTTGGACTACAGGATTACCGAGCGCGTCCAGGCCAGTTTCTCGGCAACCAACCTCACGGATACGGTCGTCAGGCAGACCCAGCAGCAGTACATCGGCAACATGGCGCGTGCCTGGTTCGAGCCTGGCCGCAGCTATCGCCTGGCGCTGCGGTACACGTACTAA
- a CDS encoding alpha-N-arabinofuranosidase has product MSVVKSSVMALAMLAFAPVFAAVTIDIDPARPGAVINKNIYGQFAEHLGTGIYEGMWVGPGSRIPNIRGWRRDVVGALKELRVPLVRWPGGCFADEYHWKDGIGPRDKRPVKVNTNWGGVEESNAVGTHEFFDLAEMLGADTYVSGNLGTGSPQEMSEWIEYMTSDSKSTLAELRRKNGRAKPFKVDFFGVGNESWGCGGNMTPEYYVNLYNNYETFLKAPAQYRPKIVAGGGHTNNRWTDVLSKGLKGRTAGISYHYYTIPTGNWDVKGSATGFPEAQWMSTLVNALKIDTSIRENVAALEKNDPEKKIGFLIDEWGTWYDVEKGTNAGFLFQQNTLRDAVVAALHFNIFHAHADRVTMTNIAQMVNVLQAMILTDKDQMLLTPTYHAYKMYVPFQDATSLPVTLRDNVEYRVGAASIPMISASAARARDGKLYLAIVNTNPNEASDVAVNVAGQNVSGASGQVLTAAAMDAHNTFQQKDAIKPAPFKAKAANGTLRLKIPAKAVLVVAVES; this is encoded by the coding sequence ATGAGTGTAGTAAAGAGCAGTGTGATGGCGCTTGCAATGCTGGCGTTCGCGCCAGTATTTGCGGCCGTGACCATCGACATCGATCCGGCCAGGCCGGGTGCCGTCATCAACAAAAACATTTATGGCCAGTTCGCAGAACATCTGGGCACCGGAATCTATGAAGGCATGTGGGTCGGCCCTGGCTCCAGGATTCCGAATATCCGGGGCTGGCGCAGGGACGTGGTTGGTGCGCTGAAGGAATTACGCGTACCGCTGGTGCGTTGGCCGGGCGGCTGCTTTGCCGATGAATACCACTGGAAAGATGGTATCGGCCCGCGTGACAAACGCCCGGTCAAGGTCAACACCAACTGGGGCGGCGTGGAAGAAAGCAATGCGGTCGGCACCCATGAATTCTTCGATCTGGCCGAAATGCTGGGAGCCGACACCTATGTGAGCGGCAACCTGGGCACTGGCTCCCCGCAGGAAATGTCGGAATGGATCGAGTACATGACATCCGACAGCAAGTCGACCCTGGCCGAGCTGCGCCGCAAGAACGGCCGCGCCAAGCCGTTCAAGGTGGATTTTTTCGGCGTCGGTAACGAGTCATGGGGTTGCGGCGGCAATATGACGCCGGAGTACTACGTCAATCTCTACAACAACTACGAAACCTTCCTGAAGGCACCGGCGCAATACCGCCCGAAAATCGTTGCCGGCGGCGGCCACACGAACAACCGGTGGACCGACGTGCTGAGCAAGGGCCTGAAGGGCCGCACCGCCGGCATCAGCTACCACTACTACACCATCCCCACCGGGAACTGGGACGTCAAGGGTTCGGCCACCGGCTTTCCGGAGGCGCAATGGATGTCGACCCTGGTGAATGCCCTGAAAATCGACACGAGCATCAGGGAAAACGTCGCGGCGCTCGAGAAGAACGATCCGGAAAAAAAGATCGGCTTCCTGATCGACGAGTGGGGCACCTGGTACGACGTGGAGAAGGGCACCAATGCCGGCTTCCTGTTCCAGCAAAACACGCTGCGTGACGCCGTCGTCGCGGCGCTGCACTTCAACATCTTCCATGCCCATGCGGACCGGGTCACGATGACCAATATCGCGCAGATGGTCAATGTGCTGCAGGCGATGATCCTCACCGACAAGGACCAGATGCTGCTGACTCCGACCTACCATGCCTACAAGATGTATGTGCCGTTCCAGGATGCGACCTCGTTGCCGGTGACCCTGCGCGACAACGTCGAGTACCGGGTCGGCGCGGCCAGCATCCCGATGATCAGCGCCTCGGCGGCGCGCGCCAGGGACGGCAAGCTGTACCTGGCGATCGTCAACACCAACCCGAACGAGGCGTCGGACGTGGCGGTCAATGTCGCCGGACAGAACGTCTCCGGCGCAAGCGGCCAGGTGCTGACAGCGGCGGCGATGGACGCCCACAACACCTTCCAGCAAAAGGATGCGATCAAGCCCGCGCCGTTCAAGGCGAAGGCGGCCAATGGCACCTTGCGCCTGAAGATCCCGGCCAAGGCGGTGTTGGTCGTCGCGGTCGAGAGCTGA